Proteins found in one Sorghum bicolor cultivar BTx623 chromosome 1, Sorghum_bicolor_NCBIv3, whole genome shotgun sequence genomic segment:
- the LOC8082024 gene encoding increased DNA methylation 1 isoform X2, with amino-acid sequence MTTVPAAEASPASWEPNGIQVDDATAEAPWAPALAASGDVEMLTEDDQEKARLFLLDSNLSPTSSSLGSAAEDNLEDYSNESASNNSISNSNWGASRRRSVRHFRPQGGTETSTTTFNGCPDKGASGLSTGTSKKKKGTEETCNAQNTGDYLGLIPLSSPVTSAQGSRPNCSIDSKYKELKMRDTTLHPLIFKEGGLPDNTLLTYKLKNGEVRRQGYKKGTVIVCNCCNEEYTPSAFEKHAGMGERRQPYHNIYTSEGVTLHDIALQLHRLNLNSNGFGNASVSSFSDYPNLTSSGCGKEPSTTSGPIVPLKRTLQERVVQTESCYFCRYGDTEFGKLDPNTIFFCNQCERPCHVRCYNSRDRDVKKVPLEILKEYMCFRFLCCEECQSLRARLEGVEKGEEIAFLRQIRSNICWRLLSKADASRDVKLYMSQAIDIFKDAFVESTDAHSDIFSDMVYGKNGAGEKDFRGMYCVVLTASTHVVSAAILKVRVEQFAELVLIATRSECRKKGYFRLLLKSIEANLRACNVSLLMAPVDPEMAQIWSEKLGFTILSAEEKKSMLESHPLVMFQDLVLVQKPLA; translated from the exons ATGACGACTGTGCCCGCCGCCGAAGCCTCGCCCGCGAGCTGGGAACCCAACGGTATTCAGGTTGATGATGCGACGGCGGAGGCCCCTTGGGCCCCTGCGCTAGCAGCATCGGGAGACGTGGAGATGCTGACCGAGGACGATCAAGAGAAGGCCAGATTGTTTCTGCTTGATTCGAATTTGAG CCCCACTTCTAGTTCACTGGGGTCAGCTGCGGAGGATAATTTGGAAGACTACTCGAATGAATCTGCCAGCAATAATAGCATCTCAAACTCTAATTGGGGTGCATCCAGAAGGCGGTCTGTGAGACACTTTAGACCACAAGGAGGCACTGAGACTTCGACTACAACCTTCAATGGATGCCCAGACAAAGGGGCTTCTGGCCTTTCTACTGGCACCtcaaagaagaagaaaggaacTGAAGAAACTTGCAATGCACAGAACACAGGAG ATTATTTAGGGCTTATTCCTTTATCAAGTCCAGTAACAAGCGCTCAAGGATCACGCCCAAACTGCAGCATAGACTCAAAGTATAAAGAATTGAAAATGAG GGATACCACTTTGCATCCACTGATTTTCAAGGAAGGTGGCCTTCCAGATAATACTTTGTTGACTTACAAGTTGAAGAACGGAGAG GTTCGAAGGCAAGGGTATAAGAAGGGAACTGTTATCGTCTGCAATTGTTGCAATGAAGAG TATACTCCTTCAGCCTTTGAAAAACATGCTGGCATGGGAGAAAGGCGACAACC GTATCACAACATTTATACATCAGAAGGGGTAACACTTCATGATATAGCTCTGCAACTGCATCGtttgaatttgaattcaaaTGGATTTGGCAATGCTAGTGTTTCCAGCTTCAGTGACTACCCAAACCTTACTTCTTCAG GTTGTGGCAAAGAACCTTCTACTACCAGTGGACCTATTGTTCCCCTGAAACGGACTTTACAAGAAAGAGTGGTCCAAACAGAGAGTTGCTATTTCTGTAG GTATGGTGACACAGAGTTTGGAAAATTGGATCCAAACACAATTTTCTTCTGTAACCAG TGCGAGAGACCATGCCACGTGAGATGCTACAATAGTAGAGATAGAGATGTAAAAAAG GTGCCTCTGGAAATTCTGAAAGAATACATGTGTTTTCGTTTCTTGTGCTGCGAAGAATGTCAATCACTTCGTGCCCGTCTAGAAGGAGTGGAAAAGGGTGAAGAGATCGCCTTCCTTAGACAGATAAGGTCCAATATTTGTTGGCGGCTTTTAAGTAAAGCGGATGCAAGTAGGGATGTCAAACTCTACATGTCTCAGGCCATCGATATCTTCAAA GATGCATTTGTGGAATCTACTGATGCGCATAGTGACATCTTCTCGGATATGGTTTATGG AAAAAATGGAGCAGGAGAGAAGGATTTTCGAGGAATGTATTGTGTAGTGTTAACTGCAAG TACGCATGTTGTATCTGCTGCGATTCTGAAAGTGCGCGTGGAACAATTTGCAGAACTGGTCCTTATTGCTACTCGTAGCGAGTGCAGAAAAAAG GGCTACTTCAGACTTCTCCTAAAGTCAATCGAGGCAAATTTGAGAGCCTGTAATGTGAGCCTTCTTATGGCGCCTGTTGACCCTGAAATGGCGCAAATCTGGTCAGAGAAGCTTGGGTTCACAATTTTGTCAGCCGAAGAG AAGAAGTCAATGCTGGAGTCGCACCCCTTGGTGATGTTCCAGGACCTAGTCTTGGTGCAGAAACCACTTGCTTGA
- the LOC8082024 gene encoding increased DNA methylation 1 isoform X1, translated as MTTVPAAEASPASWEPNGIQVDDATAEAPWAPALAASGDVEMLTEDDQEKARLFLLDSNLSPTSSSLGSAAEDNLEDYSNESASNNSISNSNWGASRRRSVRHFRPQGGTETSTTTFNGCPDKGASGLSTGTSKKKKGTEETCNAQNTGGTLSLSIIDGAKSGSPVPIAVTPNYSIHDSTDYLGLIPLSSPVTSAQGSRPNCSIDSKYKELKMRDTTLHPLIFKEGGLPDNTLLTYKLKNGEVRRQGYKKGTVIVCNCCNEEYTPSAFEKHAGMGERRQPYHNIYTSEGVTLHDIALQLHRLNLNSNGFGNASVSSFSDYPNLTSSGCGKEPSTTSGPIVPLKRTLQERVVQTESCYFCRYGDTEFGKLDPNTIFFCNQCERPCHVRCYNSRDRDVKKVPLEILKEYMCFRFLCCEECQSLRARLEGVEKGEEIAFLRQIRSNICWRLLSKADASRDVKLYMSQAIDIFKDAFVESTDAHSDIFSDMVYGKNGAGEKDFRGMYCVVLTASTHVVSAAILKVRVEQFAELVLIATRSECRKKGYFRLLLKSIEANLRACNVSLLMAPVDPEMAQIWSEKLGFTILSAEEKKSMLESHPLVMFQDLVLVQKPLA; from the exons ATGACGACTGTGCCCGCCGCCGAAGCCTCGCCCGCGAGCTGGGAACCCAACGGTATTCAGGTTGATGATGCGACGGCGGAGGCCCCTTGGGCCCCTGCGCTAGCAGCATCGGGAGACGTGGAGATGCTGACCGAGGACGATCAAGAGAAGGCCAGATTGTTTCTGCTTGATTCGAATTTGAG CCCCACTTCTAGTTCACTGGGGTCAGCTGCGGAGGATAATTTGGAAGACTACTCGAATGAATCTGCCAGCAATAATAGCATCTCAAACTCTAATTGGGGTGCATCCAGAAGGCGGTCTGTGAGACACTTTAGACCACAAGGAGGCACTGAGACTTCGACTACAACCTTCAATGGATGCCCAGACAAAGGGGCTTCTGGCCTTTCTACTGGCACCtcaaagaagaagaaaggaacTGAAGAAACTTGCAATGCACAGAACACAGGAGGTACTCTCAGTCTCAGCATCATCGATGGTGCAAAGTCTGGTTCTCCTGTACCTATTGCAGTAACCCCTAACTACTCGATACATGATTCCACAGATTATTTAGGGCTTATTCCTTTATCAAGTCCAGTAACAAGCGCTCAAGGATCACGCCCAAACTGCAGCATAGACTCAAAGTATAAAGAATTGAAAATGAG GGATACCACTTTGCATCCACTGATTTTCAAGGAAGGTGGCCTTCCAGATAATACTTTGTTGACTTACAAGTTGAAGAACGGAGAG GTTCGAAGGCAAGGGTATAAGAAGGGAACTGTTATCGTCTGCAATTGTTGCAATGAAGAG TATACTCCTTCAGCCTTTGAAAAACATGCTGGCATGGGAGAAAGGCGACAACC GTATCACAACATTTATACATCAGAAGGGGTAACACTTCATGATATAGCTCTGCAACTGCATCGtttgaatttgaattcaaaTGGATTTGGCAATGCTAGTGTTTCCAGCTTCAGTGACTACCCAAACCTTACTTCTTCAG GTTGTGGCAAAGAACCTTCTACTACCAGTGGACCTATTGTTCCCCTGAAACGGACTTTACAAGAAAGAGTGGTCCAAACAGAGAGTTGCTATTTCTGTAG GTATGGTGACACAGAGTTTGGAAAATTGGATCCAAACACAATTTTCTTCTGTAACCAG TGCGAGAGACCATGCCACGTGAGATGCTACAATAGTAGAGATAGAGATGTAAAAAAG GTGCCTCTGGAAATTCTGAAAGAATACATGTGTTTTCGTTTCTTGTGCTGCGAAGAATGTCAATCACTTCGTGCCCGTCTAGAAGGAGTGGAAAAGGGTGAAGAGATCGCCTTCCTTAGACAGATAAGGTCCAATATTTGTTGGCGGCTTTTAAGTAAAGCGGATGCAAGTAGGGATGTCAAACTCTACATGTCTCAGGCCATCGATATCTTCAAA GATGCATTTGTGGAATCTACTGATGCGCATAGTGACATCTTCTCGGATATGGTTTATGG AAAAAATGGAGCAGGAGAGAAGGATTTTCGAGGAATGTATTGTGTAGTGTTAACTGCAAG TACGCATGTTGTATCTGCTGCGATTCTGAAAGTGCGCGTGGAACAATTTGCAGAACTGGTCCTTATTGCTACTCGTAGCGAGTGCAGAAAAAAG GGCTACTTCAGACTTCTCCTAAAGTCAATCGAGGCAAATTTGAGAGCCTGTAATGTGAGCCTTCTTATGGCGCCTGTTGACCCTGAAATGGCGCAAATCTGGTCAGAGAAGCTTGGGTTCACAATTTTGTCAGCCGAAGAG AAGAAGTCAATGCTGGAGTCGCACCCCTTGGTGATGTTCCAGGACCTAGTCTTGGTGCAGAAACCACTTGCTTGA